The Acidimicrobiia bacterium DNA window AGATCGCGACGTCGGCGGGGTCGAAGACGAGCTCGTCCATCGTGGCGTTCTCGGGCCGCAGCACGATCCGTCCCTTCCGGCGCAGGAACGTCTTCACCGTCGCCTCGTCCCCGGGGATGCCGGCGACGACGACGTCCCCGGGATCCGCGGTGTCCTGCCGTCGGGCGACGACGTAGTCGCCGTCGAGGATCCCGGCGTCGATCATCGACTCCCCGCGCACGCGGAGCATGAAGAGCTGGCCGTCACCGGTGAAGTCCTGGGGGAGCGGGAGCGTCTCCTCGACCTGCTCGGCCGCGAGCACGCCCGTGCCAGCCGCCACGTCGCCGAGCAGTGGCACGTGACGGGCCGGCCGGCGTTCGACGGCGAGCCCCGAGTCGGGCTCGAGCGTGATCTCGATCGCCCGTGGCTTGGTCGGGTCCCGCCGCAGGTACCCCTTGTCCTGCAGCGCCGCGAGGTGCGCGTGGACCGTCGAGCTGGAGGACAGTCCGACGGCCTCGCCGATCTCCCGCACGCTGGGCGGGTACCCGCGGGCGCGTACCTGCTCGTCGATGAACTCCAGCACCTGGCGCTGGCGCGGCGTCAGCGCGTCGACGTCCGCGGGGTCGGCCGCGTCCTCGGACCGTCGCGCCTTGGTGCGGGGCGCGCCTGCGGCCCGGGTCGCTCGCCTGCCGGTCGTGGTCATGGTCGGCCTCCTGCTGGTCCTGGCCAGTCCGCCCTGCTCGAGCGGACGGTAACACGATCACGCGTTCGGGGCAAACATCTGTTCGATTTTTCTCTTGACCCGAACGCCCGTTCGTGGTTCGCTCGCCGTCCGAACGTCCGTTCGCCCGTCTTCGCTGTCACACCCCCGTGGTCTGCTTCTCGCGACAGCGGAGAGACGGGTCCGAACGACCAGCGGATCTCGCGAGGGATCGCCCGAGGAAGCACGAGGAAGATCGACAGGAGGAATGGACATGGCCGCCGTCATGACCACGAGCACGCAGGAGCACCGCACCGCGCAGCGTCGCCGGGCCGTCCCCCCGGCCCGGCCGGCGCTGTCCGTCGTGCGTGAGTCCCGGGCTTGTCCCCGGCCCAGGGCGCACTCGCGTGCCGTCTACCGGCGCCGGCGCGTGGCCGTAGCCGCGCTGGCGCTGGGCACCGTGGTCCTGGCGGGACGAGCGGGCGTGGCGCTCGGGGGCTCGACCCTCGCGAGCCCCGAGCGCCGCCCGCCGCTCACGACCTACGTCGTCCGACCGGGCGACTCGCTGTGGACGGTCGCGCAGCACCTCGATCCCGGGCACGATCCCCGTCCGGTCGTCGACGACCTCGCGGCCGCCCGTCACGGCGCGCCGTTGGTTCCCGGCGAGACGATCGCGTGGCAGCCGTGAGAGCTCCCGAGCGGCCGGGTTCGGCCCCGTCCGTCGCGCGCACCCCTTCGGTACGGTTGGGTCGATGCGGTGCCCGTTCTGCGACGCGCTCGACGACAAGGTCGTCGACTCCCGGGTCGCTGACGAAGGCGCCGCGATCCGGCGCCGGCGCGAGTGCCTGACGTGCGGGCGACGGTTCACGACGTACGAGCGCGTGGAAGAGGTGCCGCTCCTCGTCGTGAAGCGCTCCGGCGCGAGCGAGCCGTTCGACCGTGCGAAGGTGGCGGCGGGGATCGCGCGCGCCGCGAAGAACCGGCCCGTCGACGACGCGACCGTCGACGCGATCGTCACGGACATCGAGGAGCAGCTGCGCAAGCGTCCGGGGGCCGAGGTGACGAGCGAGCAGGTCGGCCTGGCGGTGCTCGAACGGTTGCGGGCCCTCGACCCGGTGACATACGTGCGCTTCGCGTCCGTGTACAAGGGGTTCGAGGACCTCAGCGACTTCGAGCGGGAGGTCGGCATGCTGCAGAAGACGACAGCGCCGAAGCCGCGTCCGGCATCCTGACCCCGGCGGTGCGTGCGGCCGTTCACGAGTGCGAACCTTCGCGTACGCCCTGCGACCAGCGTCGACGCGTCCTCCTGAACCGTTGACATCAGGGTAGTTACGGTGATGTAATTGCCCTCCATCTCGCGGTGGGTCCGGGTGCCACCACAACATCTTGTGCTCGAGCGTGTGGTGCGGGGGTGGGACCGGGTCCGGCGTCGGGGCGGGCGGAGAGCGGTTCGGGCCCGTGTCGAGGGGACACGGGCGACATCGGGCCCGAACGGCCCGGACGACAGCGGGCCCGAAGGGCCCGGACGACATCGAACGACCGAGTAGGGGGCGGCCTCATGGCCATGGCGCCGGAGCAGATCGGGATCGGGATTCGTCGGTTCTTCACCGAACCGGGTGTCCACCCGTACGACACCGTCGTGTGGGAG harbors:
- the lexA gene encoding transcriptional repressor LexA; translated protein: MTTTGRRATRAAGAPRTKARRSEDAADPADVDALTPRQRQVLEFIDEQVRARGYPPSVREIGEAVGLSSSSTVHAHLAALQDKGYLRRDPTKPRAIEITLEPDSGLAVERRPARHVPLLGDVAAGTGVLAAEQVEETLPLPQDFTGDGQLFMLRVRGESMIDAGILDGDYVVARRQDTADPGDVVVAGIPGDEATVKTFLRRKGRIVLRPENATMDELVFDPADVAIYGKVVTLLRRL
- a CDS encoding LysM domain-containing protein; translated protein: MALGGSTLASPERRPPLTTYVVRPGDSLWTVAQHLDPGHDPRPVVDDLAAARHGAPLVPGETIAWQP
- the nrdR gene encoding transcriptional regulator NrdR — encoded protein: MRCPFCDALDDKVVDSRVADEGAAIRRRRECLTCGRRFTTYERVEEVPLLVVKRSGASEPFDRAKVAAGIARAAKNRPVDDATVDAIVTDIEEQLRKRPGAEVTSEQVGLAVLERLRALDPVTYVRFASVYKGFEDLSDFEREVGMLQKTTAPKPRPAS